CTCTTAGAAAGAGATCAAGATTTTGGGAAAGGTAAAGATGGTCAATGAACTAGCGAGCTTAAAACAACAATACACTATCGACAAGGAATCCTTGGAGAAGGAGAGAGAGGcagagaaaaatgagaaagatgaatTGAAGAAAAAGCTTAAGAGTTGGAAGAATTAATGCTTGGATTTAGAGAAGAatgtgttgagattgttgatagggggagcactggtttagctgaacctacaatctcagagtttctggtttttgatgatgacaacacataattaataacacatgtgtttatgtgttacatgttcattacttttatgattatgaatatatgagaacatgtttgtgttgtgttgatcaTTGCAATTCACTATGTTATATGTAAGATTTAATCTATGATtacatgaaaattgttttggaaaagaaaaaccatatgcactttagttgaacttaaattgtgtagcaaaagaacagttttaagtcgacttcattatgaagtaagtcgattaaaactcgtggctttgcacaaaccttttcaaagtgtgctgtgagaatttttgaagagaaagtttttcaaaactatgtttttaaCTATTATAAAGTCGACTATGTGCGCAAGCCATTCaactaagtctgttacagttttgaaattctgttaatgcttgtattaaatgttacatcgactatatttttaaatatgttgaccaaacatttattgtgattcgactgcattaattgtacattcaattaactgcattgattgctgctaactgcTTTAATTGAATTGTGATATTCGACTCtattagtagcaaagtcgacTTAGGAGCGTCAGTTTTATggaaaactatatatagacgcgaatttgatttctgcagagacttttgtgattctaacgaTTTGATTGATTTCTTTCAGATTATTGATCTCTTGTAGAAAGTGTGAAAGCTCCAAGAATTCATCAAGAAGACCGTGGTGTTCAtctttggtgattgcttgacgagAAAGAATCTTTGTGCCCTTACTGTCTGATCAACCTACACTTGAGGTGTCTATTTCGTGATCAGTTtctatcaatcttgtgaagattggagttgccctgttgtgactacaggaagagGACGTGCTACGTTCTGGACTTTGAGGGGTTTCTCAAAGGGTTGAAGACGGcaggagaggggacatcttgctgttggtctttgtgtgttgtatgcctatattttgattaaagggttaaaaatgagttttatatttttgacgtggaggtctttataaaagccttgttgtaaaaaccttgatcattatagtgcatttgcttcctgtggtggaaggacactagatgtaggcttagccgaaccagtataaaaacccGTTGTTTAATCTTTCTATCCTTACTCTGTTACATTCAGTCGACTTTATTTTCACGCATTCGACTATATTCCGCTGCACTACAAAGTctttttccttgtgtttcaagaaagcttttaaagacATCTactttgtgaaaaagatttaaagaaaacattgtttttgtgtttcaccaattcaccccctcttggtgttgaaaattaagACATTCTATTTTAACAGAATGAAAAGAACAAAGTGAAAAAACTGAGTGTTGCACTAAGGTCAAGTCcttacaaataaaatacaatgtaaaaaattatactattaaaataaatacatcaaAGTAAAATGtaagattatataaaaatttaaaaaattgtaaattttttagaaaaatccattaattaaattcttagaaaacaaaataaaaaaatatgtttatatacaaatttgtaaaagaaaaaaggaaaaagaaatacaaaaagtaaaaaaatggtAGGTTTTAAGataggagaaaagaagaagcgTATAATAATGGTATGACTTctaaataataaacaacaaaattgtttagaacaccaaaaatataaatagcaTAATAACACATGATTACATTTTCTTATGAGATCAATTCTTTCATTGTTGTATATACGACTTAATGCTACTCGTTCATAAGCCAACCTATTTCTATTGGTCATAAATACTCTAATGATGTATTGTTGTTTAACTTAGTACATTCTGAATCAGACAACTGACTCATGAGAGAAATTGACCATGACCCACAAAACCAATGTAGGTAAGGGTTCACAAATCCATAATTAACTATTGTATAAATTGTACACCTATTAAAGTAAATGATTGGTCTTCATTTGATACAACATCAATTGCTATATGAGGCATCctactaacttgagcgtcagaatGTGTTTTACAGACACATCATCCATCCATAAAGGGTGAACAccgagaagagaaaaaaaaactcacttgATGCATAGAGAATTAAAGAAGTCCATGAAAATCATCTTTACATAGTACGTTAGGCTCCGTAAGtacaaatgtaaaaattaattaaacaaggttccaaaatatatataaaagattgaaATGTAAGTGACTTTCTTGCATTTACTCTTTCTCTAGATGTAATATTTTCTATGGGTATTTTACTAGGTTGGGTTATTTGACCATTCAACTcaccaaatttaattaaacaaaaatgggttgtgttttatttatggTTAGGTAAAACTTAACCCTGTTCAAACTAATCCACTATTGTATAAGTTGGATAATGTATTTGGTATGAGGTCCTGagttattctctcttttctttttccttttgttcGCAACatgaataaaaagttaatattttttcttctaaatgtTTATTAGAGTTGTAGGGTTTGACATTAAATACTGTCACTCTTAGGACTAGTCCTTATGGGAcgaaaaatatctaaatttaggATTACTTCTTTTacatatacaatttattttgtctttaaaatgTTCACGTTTCATTTATAAacttaatcttattatttttgttttttttgtaacGTTTGACAATTTGGGTTTAGTGTTTAGATTTAGATTATACTTATTTTATGTTGATGTTTATGTTTtgattataatttgttataGTTTGGACAAACTGTATTTTGTACAAACTGTGTTATAGATAAattgtattatgttttttttatattttaaattaatttttagacaaatttattatgatttgacttattaatttatttgaagttttgTTGGTAAAAAGAACTTATATTGACCTCCAAAATGGGGGTATTTGTGCACTTTTTTAACGTATGTGTTGGTGGGATTTGACATGTAATTCATATTAGACGTTAGAGGTCCCGTAGTCAACATCCAAAGTTAAGAATAATGACTTTCTGCAAACTATTTGACGTCTGAAGGGATCAATATCCAATACATATTTGACGTCGGGTTCCTGTAGCCAtactttataataatgttttatttacaaaattactattgatgattttttacattaatttttcgTTTGTTATATGTTAAACGTTATTATTgcattacttaaaaaatattattgtactATATTTGGGTAGCCGACCGTTCGAGGGGAGTGTCATCCGCACCAACCGGTAATCCAGTGATCGCAAGTCAGGATCATCCCTGGTCGGGAGGACAACTTGAACACTGGACGAACGGATTGACATAGTGAAAGTCATATCTGCAGGCAGAAGAGGCTAGGATTGAAGACGGACAACCTCGGACCCCAATTAAACCGAAACAAATGGTGCCCACCGTGGGACCGAGGCGTGCAGAAGAAACCCAGCTTGAGACCACAATGGCAGAGCAGCTCCAGTTACAGGTGCTTCAGGAGATGCAAAGGCAGATGCAAGAACTAAGGGCAGAGGTGGCGGCTTTAAGGGCTGAGCGTGATGGTGGCCAGAGGGAAGACAATCGGCAACCTGACAGGGCCGATCGGCGGCGTGACGATTCGCGCAGTAGGAGCAGGAGTAGGGAACGACCTCTTAGTTGTCATATCAGTTAAGTACAATTTGTAATATGATATTCAAGAAATAATACCAGATGTTTTAGATATTTGTTAGCTTATTGTTTGCAGCCAAAAACTCACCTCTACCCAGAGCGGAACTACGACTCGCTCGGTTATTTCACAGACGAATCATCTCAACCAAGAGCGAAGAAAATGTACCGCTCGGTGATTCCACAGACGAATCATCTCAACCAAGAGCGAAGTAAATGCACCGCTCGGTGATTCCACAGACGAATCACCTCTACCCAGAGCGGAACTACGACCTGCTCGGTGATTCCACGGACGAATCACCTCTACCTAGAGCAGAACGACGACTTACTCGGTGACACTACAAACGAATCTACTTCGACCACAAAGCTCCTTGGTAGAAGAAGGCAATCACCCGTAATCGCATTCGGTCCAACTATTCCTACCACCACTTAACTGCCTGACTTATAAAACCCCTTCGCACTTGCAAACAGCTACTCGGGGCTTGGGGGGCTttatgtttcggttgaattggtccgagggtcggtcgttcttccttgctctgctctcttttgatcttcaatcctttCCGAGAATGCAATCCACTTTGATgagttgttgacctgcagaagacactccaacactcaagtcagatatgtttcagaaagaggtctatattttattagggtAGAAAATGATGTTTTTACCTGGGCCttaaccctatatttatagggcttatggaaatcaagctcattaattcatatttgatatgtCAATAAATCCAATAATACTTGCTAATATACCTGCTAATTGTCCATTAATACCATATTCTTGTGCAATATGACTTGTCAATCACTCATAAATAGTGTATATTCGTATTTAGTATGGCCATTAAACGTATTAATTggccattaatgatatttacctttcCTGATTAGTTTGTCTGATAGCCAGTCGGTTGCCAGGTATAGTACattaagccccccaagccccgAGCAGCTGTTTGCAGGTGTGAAGGGGTTTAAATACGCCGGACGAATTTAAAGTGCCAGGAAAGAGTGATTACCCTTTTGAATCACCGGGCGGTGTGTTGTGGTTTGagaccgaatggccgaatacTTGTGatcgctcggtttaggaccaaGAGCTCTCGGAGAGCGTTCCCTGGGTTTTGTGGACGagggtgagagttcacgaacactcttcaccgctcggtttaggaccaaGAGCTCTCGGAAAGCGTTCCCTGGGTTTTGTGCCATTGCCCTGCAACCTGTGATTGGATGGAAATTGTCTGGCTTTTTTCATACCAAAAGTGTAGACACGTAAGTCTtgtcaaggttgaacgtaggactgaaccttcctgtgcaggatatttttactcacaaaaatatgagttaaacaaatatattataatttataaattataataaaaagtggaacctgtcaaggttgaacgtaggactgaaccttcctgaaagttctcaaaacaaaagacatggtTAGAAATTATTACGGAATATTTTACCCTTGTTGCAAAACCTGGTATTGATTTGAAGTAGcgatgtcgagaccgagcgcACGTCTGGTTCCTCGTGGAGTCATGGGGATGCCGCTCggtcccacggtgggcgccTTTTGTTTCGGTTTAATTGGGGTCCGAGGTTGTCCGTCTTCAATCCTAGCCTCTTCTGCCTGCAGATATGACCTTCACTATGCCAATCCATTCGTCCAGTGTTCAAGTTGTCCTCCCGACCAGGGGTAGTCTTGGCTTGCGATCACTGAATTACCGGTTGGAGCGGATGACACTCCCCTCGAACGGTCGACTACCCGAGTATAGtacaattacttttaatattatttttctcaaaatctTAATCCAATAGATTGaattagattaaatataaaaaatataggaaTCTAATCTAATTCAATCcaaccaaatatttttttaagtagatCACGAACActaatattttcttcaaaaacttatttagatattgaaaaaaaaatgaacagtATCATATGAACAATGTCTTTCAATCGTACGATGTATTTGGTTGGGTAAAGaagaaataatttagtttaatgaaaGAGTCAAGATGGGGAACTTAAGGCATTTCTCAAAATGAATGGCAGACACATATCATAGTGGCAATGGGCCACTAAGATATTCTGGATTTCattgaacaaacaaatttaagtGAATGACTACCTAGTTTGTTTTTATCTGATTTTTgcttttttaataatgtaaaagctttaatatatgttttacattttaataaacttATTGATAACACTGATGAaggaacaaattaaaataaatcaccattttcataaaaagttaaaattaatttaaaggaATGCTAGTAGCATAATATCTTGCATATTCTTTTGCATACGGACAGACATTTGTATTGGTTAAAGTTTATTCGAAATCACAAAGTTATAAGGGTCCATTCTCATTGAACCAGTCACTCTCATGATTTTgtaaatactaatttaatcattgcatattttcttttaaaaaaaaaatttaaatctaattcgATCTTATAACATTTACAAAATGACTTTTACTTCcacttataatttatataaatacttttttatattactaacaGATATTAGATTTCCAATGCACTCTTTActctaaaatttatatattttaaatatgagattaaacattaattatggttcaataaatttaataaataataaattttgttataaaaaaactttaaatgattttaatattatataaaaattaaactttaaatctaattcaattatatatatatatatatatatatatatatatttttttttttaatttctaaaacatGTTACAAATATGGGAAATgaagaataatattatatagtGTTTTTCAACGTCAATAAGATTACGGCCATATGAAAATGTCGGTAGAATCTTCAATATTTCAAGGTAATGgtattaaattcttattttagtaaattatggatgaagtttataaatttatggaCGAAGTTTATAATCTTCCACCCAGAGTTTGATGTTGCTAAGTTGTTAGTTGAGATACCAAAATGAGTTTTGATAACGAAGATCATTCTTCCAAACTACTTGAAGCTCAAACCCACATATTTAACCAAACTTTTGGTTTCATAAACTCTATGTCCCTTAAATGTGCAATTGATCTGTGCATTCCTGATGTCATACACAACTATGGCCAATCTATGCCACTCTCAAAACTCATTGCTTCACTTCCAATTCACCCTTCCAAGACTTGCTTTGTTTCCCGTTTGATGCAAATCTTGGTCCATTCTGGTTTTTTCTCTCAACACAGTGATGATAGTAAGCAAGAAGTGAGCTATGCGCTAACTGATGCATCAGCACTTCTCCTTAAGGAGCACCCTTTTAGTATGACATGTTTGCCACAAGTGATACTTGATCCAATTTTGGTGAATCCATGGTTTCAGTTCTCCACTTGGTTCACAAATGATGAGCCTACACCATTTCACACACAGAATGGGATGACTTTTTGGGACTATGCTGGCCGTGAGCCCAAACTCAACCACCTTTTCAATGATGCCATGACAAATGACACTCGATTGATTTCCAGTGTGATGATTGAGAAGTGCAAGGGAGTGTTGGAAGGATTAGAGTCTTTGGTTGATGTTGGGGGAGGGACAGGAACCATGGCTAAGGCCATTGCCAAGTCTTTTCCACACTTGAAGTGTACTGTTTTTGATCTCCCACATGTTGTTCATGGCTTGCAAGGAACAGATAACATAGAATATGTTGGAGGGGACATGTTTCAAGCAATCCCTTCTGCTGATTCCATCATGCTCAAGGTAAATATTATCTTATTCTATCTTCTTACTATTCCTTTAGCACACACCATCTTCTGTCTGTCTAGGGTTTCAGTTCGTTGATAAATTACTTCTtcaactatatttattattcaagaaatactcaaattaatattatctaATGAACATGTTTTTTACTAAATGGAAAATTAATATCTAATGTGATTGTAATTTGACTGTGATGTAGACTATAATGCATAACTGGAACGATGAGGAATGCTTGAAAATCCTGAAGAGATGTAAGGAGGCAatcgaaaagaaagataaaggAAAAGTGATTATCATAGACGTGGTGATAGGAAACCTGAAAGGGGACAGTGTATTGGATCAAACAAAGCTCTACTATGATATGGAGATGATGGTGTTGGTTACTGGAAAAGAGAGAAATGAGAAAGATTGGGCTAAGTTGTTTTTTTCTGCAGGCTTTAATCACTATAAGATAACTCCAGTTCTAGGTTTCAAGTCTCTCATAGAGGTTTATCCATAGCAATAATGCttcaaaaagtgaaaaaaacgTGTGGTGTGATATATATTTCTGTAATATCATCTATACCTTTGAAATAATTTCTGTATTTAAGTCGtttcattttgataattttgtcCATGTTTCTGAGTTTttagtctatttttttttcttagtagCAACTTGCCAAGTGAATAATAGTTAAAGAGGatatataataagttaaaatcaaaattttaaataaatttttctgaAACACTTACTCTTATTGAATAACATGTTTCACACGATAAAAGTGTTTTCACGTTGGTGTTCATTGTTGTGTTTTTTACAAGAATTATTGTCTTgacaaaaataatacaataatcaattttaagataatattgatattatatGAAATGTACCGTaatgttttaattgataaatatattatccaATTAAACTGTTGTAcggattaaatatatattttataaggaGTTGTTGAAGatgcaattaaattaatttttatatttagtgtTAACAGATGTTAACCagtaagtatttttaaattacttcaGTACTTACGTTTGATCCGACAAATTACCTCGTTAGATCAAATCTTAGGATCATTTGTTTATTAGCATTATCTAATTCATGCTAAAGACAATTGGAGGTTAGTTACTATAATGATGTTTTTGGCAATAAATagacttttttacttttaaatttttgggttaATGGAGACGTCTCCGtgattataataatagtgtAGTCATTGAACATTTTGTATGTTTCTTAATAAAGCAAGGAAATATTTGAGAACGTGAAATTAATCTTTTAGGATACGTTATTTTAATAggtaaagaaatatattgttataaaataagGATGTGCAATCTAGCATGGATACGCTGAGATCATATTCAAATATTTGATCATATccttaaaaatacaaaaactccatttgaaatatttattaagatttgtaacaaaataaaagtgaatgaaTATATTGAGATTGAGATATGAACAAATATATAAAGGATTGATactaatttttatcaaaaactttaaaataataagttaataaatcttcaagtattttaattttttatttttatgaaataaaaaacttaaactcaCACGATTTCCAACCTTCACGACTATCAAGAATATAAGAGTtctaaaaataatgtaatatcaaatcaaaatataaaagaaataaactatatttaattttaatattttcttttaagttaaattCGTATAAGTAACCtcttacaaatttataatattggaaatttcataatatttttgaaattttaacaagataaaaactaaaatgtataaaaagataaaataatacaatttatcaCATGGGATAAATTCAATACCGATATTttcatatgaatataaaaacaagtaatCTTGAAATAGAACATATATAGTATCAAAATATTGTAGAGGCTTAAcatcaatatataataaaagagcATAGTATCTCACCATTCATaaccaaacataaaaaataaaaataacattcgAGCATATGAAAACTTAAAACTTGGTGGAAAATAAATCAATAGTGGTAGCGGATAACCATCATTATTATATAGGATAACGATAATTTGACAATATCTTTTggacaacattttaatattatttacgtgtcattatgtgattgatccaaaattactccacaatcagtaataataatcataaacaccaacatgaaCCAATTACAAAATGACAcataaatgttattaaaatattatctaaaaaatgttgtcaaatatcattatctattatataattatgttaattataaaaattgccACCAATCACCATTCAACAATAATTGTGGTCTTACGTGTTAATCAATCTTTTTCTACTAGTGATGGAACCTAATTCCCTCGTTACCTGTCGttaatatacatttaaaaatttagtttaagaatGCCAAAAAcgattttaactaaaataatattttaaagattgtAAATTGATATTTCATAACATATGATATTAATTgcataaattttagaattatttacTGAAGctgttttgtttaaatatattactatttaataataatcctAAAAATATAGAAGtataatcaaacaaaatttaaactgTCAATATAATGTTTTGTTCACGTACTTAAAACGACTAGAGATGACAATCGATATTGTTGAATAAGTTTCATGATCCATTTTTATCTTTGGagtaaaagtttatatttatccttattttactattttaatattaaataatcaatttttataaaaaaattaaaatttcaaatattcaatatcaaaatgatatatttattatcaaatatttcaaaataaatataattatataaattttaaattaaagttaccaaacaacaaataaataaaagtgaaaattacACAAATACTTTTTAATGTTAATGACCAATTATAACCAATGCATAATTACTCactaattacaattttatattttatattcatatatcaataatttttagtttataaattagtatctAAATTAGTCACTtaccaattattttttatctccaaaattaattattatttaaaaatattcttataattttactgatcattattttaatgacaaaatttGTATGGTCATTAATTAATAAGAATATactctttaattatattataagattttataaataataaaaattgtttccATGTATATCAGTGTAAGGTTGAGAGACTAACCTTCCTGTTGTAATCTTCTCGTCTTTTGACTTCTGATCCTCTTGGTTCTAGTGCTTCAAGTCCAAAATGTGGGAGGATACCTGCAAAAGACATTCTGACACTCAAGTTAGGAGTAATTTTGCGTGATAATAATGATAACATTGAATAGAGAGTGAGTACTCAGAATAAGTTAAAAATCCTCATACCTTTGCGGCTTagtcttctatttataagttatttcatGGACCCTAAACTAGAATAGGCCCAACAAAACAAACTTACCTTTAATTCCGGCCTGTTACTCATAAACAACTTTAATCAGTTAACAATATCTTCAATCAATATCTTTAATGAATATAATCAATATCGATATCTTTAATCGTTGTGTTATTAATTTATGAACTGCTTATTTGCCCAAGCTATTGGcccaataaaaataatttagtcgCTGACCCAATACTAACCGCTCGGTATGTGCCCTATACCATACATATGCCCCCCAAGTCTGAGTTAACCATTCGGCCTAAGTCAAGGTTAACTATAGGATTTATAATAGGTGTACGTATGAGGGCTCAATCAACCCTGGACCATGCGACTCTTGAAGTAAATATCAAAAAGACTACGACTATTGCTGCAACCGTTTGTCAGGAGTGAAAGGTATGCTTTGCTCAACAAAGTGCAAAACCAAGACCTTAAAATCGGAGAGATGAAGGTTATTTACGAAGAGAGATTTTTATCACTCCTTCCGCCTTGGGTTAGGTGACTCGACTATGGAATCACCGAGCGGTTGGACGAGGTGGATTCGTTATATAGAATCACCGAGTGCCGAGACTGAGGAGCTTTTTATCATTCCTTCCGCCCTGGGTTGAGGTGACTCGACTATGGAATCACTGAGCGGTTGGTTGAGGTGGATTCGTTTTATAGAATCACCGAGTGCCGAGACTGAGTAGCTTTTCATCACTCCTTCTGCCCTGGGTTGAGGTGACTCGACTATGGAATCATCGAGTAGTTGGACGAGGTGGATTCGTTTTGTGGAATCATAGAGTGCCGAGACTGAGGTGCTTTTTATCACTCCTTCCGCCCTGGGTTGAGGTgactgttagcaaaatgatgaagatgaagttttaatgatgtccaaatcaagtcaagagatttcaagattcaagaagatCCTTTGAAGAGTTGTATTTTAtagaaagcttttgtaataattgtaattaagtaTTTAGGACTCAGGTTCTTAGTGGTTTTTGTTTTCATGTACTTTCACATTTCAAATATGATGTTCATAGTAAAAAACGCactgtattaatcgattaaacctagtgataatcaattaatcCAGATAGGAGCTGAAAAACTCTAACTACatctgtaataatcgattaaaatgtggattaatcgattaaaggtgAGCCTTGGATCTTTCTAGCTATTAAAACTAGCCGCTGTActtattttaatcgattaacaagaatattaatcgattaaaagcgttcAATGGTTGGAAACAAAAAACGGAAGAGTATTTGCTTGAGTTTATAAATAGGATCTCATTTTtcttcaacaacaactcttcccttgtgctctagaaCTCAAAA
The Vigna angularis cultivar LongXiaoDou No.4 chromosome 5, ASM1680809v1, whole genome shotgun sequence genome window above contains:
- the LOC108340127 gene encoding probable O-methyltransferase 3, which produces MSFDNEDHSSKLLEAQTHIFNQTFGFINSMSLKCAIDLCIPDVIHNYGQSMPLSKLIASLPIHPSKTCFVSRLMQILVHSGFFSQHSDDSKQEVSYALTDASALLLKEHPFSMTCLPQVILDPILVNPWFQFSTWFTNDEPTPFHTQNGMTFWDYAGREPKLNHLFNDAMTNDTRLISSVMIEKCKGVLEGLESLVDVGGGTGTMAKAIAKSFPHLKCTVFDLPHVVHGLQGTDNIEYVGGDMFQAIPSADSIMLKTIMHNWNDEECLKILKRCKEAIEKKDKGKVIIIDVVIGNLKGDSVLDQTKLYYDMEMMVLVTGKERNEKDWAKLFFSAGFNHYKITPVLGFKSLIEVYP